The following are encoded in a window of Sphaerisporangium siamense genomic DNA:
- a CDS encoding GAF domain-containing protein, whose protein sequence is MADVRPRSLIPRTRLDELLSELRVRLDAVLATRDRVHALLDAVVAVGRDLDLETVLRRIVETAATLAGARYGALGLVEGGTLARFLPTGLTEDEIAAVEHWPHGLGLLGLLIKEPRPLRLPRIAGHPESYGFPPGHPPMGAFLGVPIRVRGELFGNLYLTEKRGGGPFEEEDEAVVVALATAAGVAIENARMYEETRAREAWLCASAEVTTSLLSGSDPRDVLTLLARRAREMAGADVAAVLLPVAGGERLRVVIADGVALEDIAAAEIAVDGSLSGRAFSGGEPVVVTGLDESEIPAVVSGRMRIGPAIAVPLGATGAVRGVLSLGRRSGRVPFDPGHARMLGSFAGQAAIALELAEAREDAERLGLLEDRDRIAKDLRDVVIQRLFAVAMTLMSTIRLVDDPEAASRLRHAVTDLDITIDHIRTTVFALHSPPEPPAPSLTLRLPTPAHPRA, encoded by the coding sequence ATGGCGGACGTGCGGCCGCGTTCGTTGATACCGCGGACGCGTCTCGACGAACTGCTGTCCGAGCTGCGGGTCCGGCTCGACGCGGTGCTCGCGACCCGCGACCGCGTCCACGCGCTGCTGGACGCGGTCGTCGCCGTGGGCAGGGACCTGGACCTCGAAACCGTGCTGCGCCGCATCGTCGAGACCGCCGCCACCCTGGCCGGCGCCCGCTACGGCGCGCTCGGGCTCGTCGAAGGCGGCACACTGGCCCGTTTCCTCCCCACCGGGCTGACGGAGGACGAGATCGCCGCCGTCGAGCACTGGCCGCACGGCCTCGGTCTGCTCGGCCTGCTCATCAAGGAGCCCCGCCCCCTGCGGCTGCCCCGCATCGCCGGCCACCCCGAGTCGTACGGCTTCCCGCCCGGCCACCCGCCCATGGGCGCCTTCCTCGGCGTGCCTATCCGGGTCCGCGGCGAGCTCTTCGGCAACCTCTACCTCACCGAGAAACGCGGCGGCGGGCCGTTCGAGGAGGAGGACGAGGCCGTCGTCGTCGCCCTGGCCACCGCGGCCGGCGTCGCCATCGAGAACGCCCGCATGTACGAGGAGACCCGCGCGCGCGAGGCGTGGTTGTGCGCGTCCGCCGAGGTCACCACCAGCCTGCTGTCCGGCTCCGACCCGCGCGACGTGCTGACTCTGCTCGCGCGCCGGGCCCGCGAGATGGCCGGCGCGGACGTAGCCGCCGTGCTCCTGCCCGTGGCGGGCGGGGAGAGGCTCCGCGTCGTGATCGCCGATGGGGTGGCGCTGGAGGACATCGCCGCCGCCGAGATCGCCGTGGACGGCTCCCTGTCCGGCCGCGCCTTCAGCGGCGGCGAGCCCGTCGTCGTCACCGGCCTGGACGAATCCGAGATCCCCGCCGTCGTCTCCGGCCGCATGCGGATCGGGCCCGCCATCGCGGTCCCGCTGGGCGCCACCGGGGCCGTGCGCGGAGTGCTCTCGCTCGGCAGGCGGTCGGGCCGGGTGCCGTTCGACCCCGGGCACGCGCGCATGCTCGGCTCCTTCGCCGGGCAGGCGGCGATCGCGCTCGAACTCGCCGAGGCCCGCGAGGACGCCGAGCGGCTCGGCCTGCTGGAGGACCGCGACCGCATCGCCAAGGACCTGCGCGACGTCGTGATCCAGCGGCTGTTCGCCGTCGCCATGACCCTGATGAGCACGATCCGCCTGGTCGACGACCCCGAGGCCGCCTCCCGCCTCCGTCACGCCGTGACCGACCTGGACATCACCATCGACCACATCCGCACAACCGTCTTCGCCCTCCACTCCCCACCAGAACCCCCCGCCCCCTCCCTGACCCTACGACTCCCCACCCCCGCCCACCCCCGCGCGTGA
- a CDS encoding alpha/beta hydrolase, translated as MPLHPNIDPELAAGLEQAFLPPVDLARMGHDELPGVRGRMRAAFADMPPVVAPGVSVEDLRVPGPDGDPDIRLRVYRPEDADGPLPALYWMHGGGMVLGMVEMDDGTLSRYVREAGCAAVSVDYRLAPENPHPAPVEDCYAGLVWTAKNAGEIGVDPARLAVGGSSAGGGLAAGTVLLARDRGGPQVAFHMLLSPMLDDRNITPSSREFDEAVLWSRAENLFGWTALLGADAGTTAVSPYAAPARAADLSGLPPAYIDVGELEVFRDECIDHAQRLLQAGVSTEFHLFPGAFHGFDAVLPDAAVSRRAVAGRVAALRRALAG; from the coding sequence ATGCCGCTTCACCCGAACATCGACCCCGAGCTCGCCGCCGGCCTGGAACAGGCGTTCCTGCCTCCCGTCGACCTCGCCCGCATGGGGCACGACGAGCTTCCCGGCGTGCGCGGCCGCATGCGCGCGGCCTTCGCCGACATGCCGCCCGTCGTCGCGCCCGGGGTCTCGGTCGAGGACCTGCGCGTCCCCGGCCCGGACGGCGATCCCGACATCCGGCTGCGCGTCTACCGTCCCGAGGACGCCGACGGCCCGCTGCCCGCCCTGTACTGGATGCACGGCGGCGGCATGGTGCTCGGCATGGTCGAGATGGACGACGGCACGCTGTCGCGCTACGTTCGCGAGGCCGGCTGCGCGGCGGTGTCGGTGGACTACCGCCTCGCCCCGGAGAACCCGCACCCGGCGCCGGTCGAGGACTGCTACGCGGGCCTGGTCTGGACGGCCAAGAACGCCGGCGAGATCGGCGTCGACCCCGCGCGCCTCGCCGTCGGCGGCTCCAGCGCCGGCGGCGGCCTCGCGGCGGGCACCGTGCTGCTCGCCCGGGACCGGGGAGGGCCGCAGGTGGCCTTCCACATGCTGCTCTCGCCCATGCTGGACGACCGCAACATCACCCCCTCCAGCCGGGAGTTCGACGAGGCCGTCCTGTGGAGCCGCGCGGAGAACCTCTTCGGCTGGACGGCCCTGCTCGGCGCGGACGCGGGTACCACGGCCGTGTCGCCGTACGCCGCGCCCGCCCGCGCCGCCGACCTGTCGGGCCTGCCGCCCGCCTACATCGACGTCGGCGAGCTGGAGGTCTTCCGCGACGAGTGCATCGACCACGCCCAGCGGCTGCTGCAGGCGGGGGTCTCCACCGAGTTCCACCTGTTCCCCGGCGCCTTCCACGGCTTCGACGCCGTGCTGCCGGACGCCGCGGTCAGCAGGCGCGCGGTCGCGGGACGGGTGGCGGCCCTGCGGCGCGCGCTGGCCGGCTGA
- a CDS encoding DUF1876 domain-containing protein, with amino-acid sequence MLDKQWTVEIHITEDDNDDLTTARAVLLTRSGTRHESIGYARRNPADRPVPEIGDELAVGRALADLADKLTGDAAEDVAQLAGHGRPA; translated from the coding sequence ATGCTCGACAAGCAGTGGACCGTGGAGATCCACATCACCGAGGACGACAACGACGATCTGACCACGGCCAGGGCCGTGCTGCTCACCCGGTCCGGCACACGACACGAGAGCATCGGGTACGCCAGGCGCAACCCCGCCGACCGCCCGGTGCCCGAGATCGGGGACGAACTGGCGGTCGGTCGCGCGCTGGCCGACCTGGCCGACAAACTGACGGGCGACGCCGCCGAAGACGTCGCCCAACTCGCCGGCCACGGCCGCCCCGCCTGA
- a CDS encoding histone-like nucleoid-structuring protein Lsr2 yields MATQIQTLLIDDLEGGEAKETVFFAIDGTSYEIDLNDKNARNLREALSPFVSSARRAESAPARGRKRGAPQRPPRDKSSEIRAWAKAHGLNVSERGRIASHIVAQYEAAQ; encoded by the coding sequence ATGGCTACTCAGATCCAGACGCTACTCATCGACGACCTGGAAGGTGGGGAAGCAAAAGAGACCGTGTTCTTCGCCATTGACGGCACCAGCTACGAGATCGATCTGAACGACAAAAACGCCAGGAATCTCCGGGAGGCTCTTTCGCCTTTCGTGTCCAGCGCCCGCAGGGCGGAGAGCGCCCCGGCCCGGGGGCGCAAGCGCGGCGCGCCGCAGCGGCCGCCCCGTGACAAAAGCTCCGAGATCCGCGCTTGGGCCAAGGCACATGGTCTGAACGTCAGCGAGCGGGGCCGCATCGCCTCGCACATCGTGGCCCAGTACGAAGCGGCGCAGTGA
- a CDS encoding Hsp20/alpha crystallin family protein has translation MAMPTRRQPRGLVPDLLDWLEAPFSGSRPYTGARMVRFEDTVKDGHYIVRAELPGINPEADVEVTVENGMLTVRGERKEEKSEPHRTEFVYGEFSRTIPLPPNADETGVKAVYHDGILEVDVPLAQDRPEAQRVPIEKQGG, from the coding sequence ATGGCCATGCCAACGCGCCGTCAACCACGCGGCCTGGTACCTGACCTATTGGACTGGCTTGAGGCACCGTTCAGCGGCAGCAGGCCGTACACCGGCGCCCGGATGGTCCGCTTCGAGGACACCGTGAAGGACGGGCATTACATCGTCCGCGCCGAGCTGCCCGGGATCAACCCGGAGGCCGACGTGGAGGTGACCGTCGAGAACGGCATGCTGACCGTGCGCGGCGAGCGCAAGGAGGAGAAGTCCGAGCCGCACCGCACCGAGTTCGTGTACGGCGAGTTCAGCCGGACGATCCCGCTGCCGCCGAACGCCGACGAGACCGGCGTGAAGGCGGTGTACCACGACGGCATTCTCGAAGTGGACGTCCCGCTCGCCCAGGATCGGCCGGAGGCTCAGCGCGTGCCGATCGAGAAGCAGGGCGGCTAG
- a CDS encoding response regulator transcription factor, producing MIRVFLVDDHEVVRRGVAALLSSEEDIEIVGEAGTARQAVARIPALRPDVAVLDVRLPDGSGVDVCREVRSRTPGLACLMLTSFADDDALYESIMAGAAGYVLKQIHGSDLVGAVRTVAAGESLLDPQSTASMLRRLRDQAASKDPLAALSAQERHILDLIGEGLTNRQIGERLFLAEKTVKNYVSNLLAKLDMRRRTQAAALAARLRTERHDRED from the coding sequence ATGATCCGGGTGTTTCTGGTGGACGACCATGAGGTCGTGCGTCGCGGGGTGGCGGCGCTGCTGTCCTCGGAGGAGGACATCGAGATCGTCGGGGAGGCGGGGACGGCCCGACAGGCGGTGGCGCGGATCCCGGCGCTCCGGCCGGACGTCGCCGTGCTGGACGTGCGGCTGCCCGACGGCAGCGGGGTGGACGTCTGCCGGGAGGTCCGGTCGCGCACGCCCGGGCTGGCGTGCCTGATGCTGACCTCTTTCGCCGACGACGACGCCCTCTACGAGTCGATCATGGCGGGGGCCGCGGGGTACGTGCTCAAGCAGATCCACGGGTCGGACCTGGTGGGCGCGGTGCGCACGGTGGCGGCCGGGGAGTCGCTGCTCGACCCGCAGAGCACCGCGTCGATGCTGCGCCGCCTGCGCGACCAGGCGGCGTCCAAGGATCCGCTCGCCGCGCTGAGCGCGCAGGAGCGGCACATCCTGGACCTGATCGGCGAGGGCCTCACCAACCGGCAGATCGGCGAACGGTTGTTCCTCGCCGAGAAGACGGTCAAGAACTACGTCTCGAACCTGCTCGCCAAGCTGGACATGCGCCGCCGCACCCAGGCGGCCGCCCTGGCCGCCCGGCTGAGAACGGAACGCCACGACCGGGAGGACTGA
- a CDS encoding NAD(+)/NADH kinase, translating into MGMVTTVGLVLHPRRDSKEAIDVIVEWARARKVTVLGLPDEVGRIDCSAEAVGPDALVERADLVVSLGGDGTMLRTMRLLAGRSTPVLGVNLGRLGFLAEIDVAELQPALSAIDNHDFTVEPRMAVRASLPDGRRVTAFNDIALVRIPGDRLAAVAISVEGDPFVRYSSDAVIVATSTGSTAYNFSAGGPIVSPRVEGFLVVPAAAHSTFNRALVLSADEHVALELLPSSGELAVEVDGAVHGRLSSGDRVTVTAVRGAGHVVRLGTTTFYERARRKLRVTGSAEVD; encoded by the coding sequence ATGGGCATGGTCACGACGGTCGGGCTGGTGCTGCACCCGCGGCGCGACTCCAAGGAGGCCATCGACGTCATCGTCGAGTGGGCGCGGGCCAGGAAGGTCACGGTGCTCGGCCTGCCCGACGAGGTGGGCCGCATCGACTGCAGCGCCGAGGCGGTCGGGCCCGACGCCCTGGTCGAGCGGGCCGACCTGGTGGTCAGCCTCGGCGGGGACGGCACCATGCTGCGCACGATGCGCCTGCTCGCCGGCCGCTCGACCCCGGTGCTCGGGGTCAACCTCGGAAGGCTCGGCTTCCTCGCCGAGATCGACGTGGCGGAACTGCAGCCGGCGCTGTCGGCCATCGACAACCACGACTTCACCGTCGAGCCGCGCATGGCGGTGCGGGCCTCGCTCCCGGACGGCAGGCGGGTCACGGCGTTCAACGACATCGCCCTGGTACGCATCCCCGGCGACCGGCTCGCCGCGGTGGCGATCTCGGTGGAGGGCGACCCGTTCGTGCGCTACTCCTCCGACGCGGTGATCGTGGCCACCTCCACCGGCTCGACCGCCTACAACTTCTCGGCCGGGGGCCCGATCGTCTCGCCCCGGGTCGAGGGCTTCCTGGTCGTGCCCGCGGCGGCGCACTCGACGTTCAACCGGGCGCTCGTGTTGTCGGCCGACGAGCACGTGGCGCTGGAGCTGCTCCCCTCCAGCGGCGAGCTGGCCGTCGAGGTGGACGGCGCCGTGCACGGACGCCTGTCCTCCGGCGACCGTGTCACGGTGACCGCGGTGCGCGGCGCCGGGCACGTCGTGCGGCTCGGCACGACCACCTTCTACGAGCGGGCGCGGCGCAAGCTGCGCGTCACCGGCAGCGCCGAGGTGGATTGA
- a CDS encoding outer membrane protein assembly factor BamB family protein — MIVGGAAVLVIAILATTIVVLRPWESRTPARPDAGATAAGRQDDKERESGAELSGALGWKVPAASSRERMGTSGALGSWATPTSFVRADDSAIGSWEAESGKPQWQLKPPAGGRFCGVSQESAGGAVALAYGLERESPYVKGVTSVECAAVVLVDLATGRSVWRAELTGTYTVTSLKRIGATLPRTMSLAVTGQAVVVAYEWSAVGLSLRDGAVRWEQKRLPAKGNGVSSCFFRDALAGKADAVLLATCDKDNPIAVLAVDPATGERRWRRDLTAAELGDDSPSGKWLLAADPIVVAVPGIQDSGRYIVLDDTGHVKSTIAQGGSYGNLDMRPVGLSGGGRPRYRALVTADTLVTATSATRVTGLRDTNSLVAFDLATGRPRWTKGLGEKNTAVPAVIDGDTVVAMRTGTYEDPPQAFRLALADGRGGPMGPAYDRELIFTPANCLYRFSGGRLFLVSNIDTKVGAVVLR; from the coding sequence ATGATCGTCGGGGGCGCCGCCGTCCTGGTCATCGCGATCCTCGCGACGACGATCGTCGTCCTGCGTCCCTGGGAGAGCCGGACGCCGGCCCGTCCTGACGCCGGCGCCACCGCGGCGGGACGCCAGGACGACAAGGAGCGGGAGTCCGGGGCCGAGCTCAGCGGCGCGCTCGGCTGGAAGGTGCCCGCGGCCTCCAGCAGAGAGCGCATGGGCACCTCGGGCGCCCTCGGGTCATGGGCGACGCCCACGTCCTTCGTCCGCGCCGACGACTCGGCGATCGGCTCCTGGGAGGCCGAGAGCGGCAAGCCCCAATGGCAGCTCAAGCCGCCGGCCGGCGGCAGGTTCTGCGGCGTGAGCCAGGAGTCGGCCGGCGGCGCCGTCGCGCTGGCCTACGGCCTGGAGCGCGAGTCCCCCTACGTCAAGGGCGTGACCAGCGTCGAGTGCGCCGCCGTCGTCCTGGTCGATCTGGCCACCGGGCGCAGCGTCTGGCGGGCCGAGCTCACCGGCACCTACACCGTCACCTCCCTGAAGCGCATCGGCGCCACGCTCCCGCGCACCATGTCGCTCGCGGTCACCGGCCAGGCCGTGGTCGTCGCCTACGAGTGGAGCGCGGTCGGCCTCTCCCTGCGCGACGGGGCCGTGCGCTGGGAGCAGAAGCGGCTGCCGGCGAAGGGGAACGGGGTGTCGTCCTGCTTCTTCAGGGACGCGCTCGCGGGCAAGGCCGACGCCGTCCTGCTCGCCACCTGCGACAAGGACAACCCGATCGCGGTGCTCGCGGTCGATCCCGCCACGGGCGAGCGGCGCTGGCGCCGGGACCTCACCGCCGCCGAGCTCGGCGACGACTCCCCGAGCGGCAAATGGCTGCTGGCGGCCGACCCCATCGTCGTGGCGGTCCCCGGCATCCAGGACTCCGGCCGCTACATCGTCCTCGACGACACCGGCCACGTGAAGTCCACCATCGCGCAGGGCGGGTCGTACGGGAACCTCGACATGCGGCCGGTCGGGCTGAGCGGCGGCGGCCGTCCCCGCTACCGCGCCCTGGTGACGGCCGACACGCTGGTGACCGCCACCTCGGCCACCCGCGTCACCGGCCTGCGCGACACCAACAGCCTGGTCGCGTTCGACCTGGCGACCGGGCGTCCCCGCTGGACCAAGGGGCTCGGCGAGAAGAACACCGCGGTGCCCGCCGTGATCGACGGGGACACCGTGGTCGCGATGCGCACGGGCACCTACGAGGACCCGCCGCAGGCGTTCCGCCTCGCGCTCGCCGACGGCCGGGGCGGCCCCATGGGCCCCGCCTACGACCGTGAGCTGATCTTCACCCCGGCCAACTGCCTCTACCGGTTCTCCGGCGGGCGGCTGTTCCTGGTGAGCAACATCGACACCAAGGTGGGCGCGGTGGTGCTCCGCTGA
- a CDS encoding universal stress protein, which translates to MTGRIVVGIDGSPSAAAAVEWAADEAARAGAALKIVHVREPWSYQFHVRAGTPAPDSLTVYWRRVLAAAAQWVHAHRPSVPVTCALVVGAAAERLTTESEEADELILGSKGLGGLPGMVLGSVGRSVAGRAEGPVIIVRRAGPARHGAVVAGFDGSASSQAALDFALAQARARGARARVVYAWHTPPFTPYGTVYAGAAHEALAEESTRIRRLLGPWQDRYPDVAMTGTAVRGHPVPALADASRDADLVVVGSPPPGPPGTAFAGSVGQGVLRRARCPVAIVHPRGTAV; encoded by the coding sequence ATGACGGGAAGGATCGTCGTCGGCATCGACGGCTCGCCGTCCGCGGCGGCGGCGGTGGAGTGGGCCGCCGACGAGGCGGCGCGCGCCGGGGCGGCGCTGAAGATCGTCCACGTGCGCGAGCCGTGGTCGTACCAGTTCCACGTCCGCGCGGGCACGCCCGCCCCCGACTCGCTGACCGTGTACTGGAGGCGCGTCCTGGCCGCCGCCGCCCAGTGGGTGCACGCCCACCGGCCGTCGGTCCCGGTGACCTGCGCGCTCGTGGTCGGCGCCGCGGCCGAACGGCTCACCACCGAGTCCGAGGAGGCCGACGAGCTGATCCTCGGCAGCAAGGGGCTCGGCGGACTGCCCGGGATGGTGCTGGGCTCGGTGGGACGGTCGGTCGCCGGGCGCGCCGAGGGGCCGGTGATCATCGTGCGGCGCGCGGGCCCCGCGCGGCACGGCGCCGTCGTCGCCGGGTTCGACGGGTCGGCCTCCTCACAGGCCGCCCTTGACTTCGCCCTCGCGCAGGCGCGGGCACGAGGGGCGCGGGCCCGCGTCGTGTACGCCTGGCACACTCCTCCCTTCACGCCGTACGGCACCGTCTACGCGGGCGCGGCGCACGAGGCGCTCGCCGAGGAGTCCACGCGGATCCGCCGCCTGCTCGGGCCGTGGCAGGACCGCTACCCGGACGTCGCGATGACCGGGACGGCCGTGCGCGGCCATCCCGTGCCCGCGCTCGCCGACGCCTCGCGCGACGCGGACCTGGTCGTCGTCGGCTCCCCGCCGCCGGGTCCGCCGGGCACGGCGTTCGCCGGGTCGGTGGGGCAGGGGGTGCTGCGCCGGGCGCGCTGCCCGGTCGCGATCGTGCATCCCCGGGGGACGGCCGTCTGA
- a CDS encoding zinc-dependent alcohol dehydrogenase, protein MKALCWQGVDELSVERVPDPEILNAQDAIVKVTMTGTCGSDLHLLGGYIPAMRAGDVIGHEFIGEVVDVGSEVRRHRVGDRVVVCSIIGCGRCWHCEHDMWSLCENSNVKPGVTDQVWGGATAGIFGFSHALGGFRGSHAEYVRVPFADEGAFAVPDGVDDVSALFASDAAPTGWMGADLGGVRPGDVVAVWGCGGVGQMAASAAILLGADRVIAIDKYPERLAMTERHVGAETLDYSRTDVIAELKERTGGRGPDVCIEAVGLEADSTRPRRLYGKAKQRLGLELDRPFAVREAIYACRTGGSVFILGVFAGLSDGFPLGAMMNKGLTVRGAQQHGHRYIPRLLDLIDRGELRTAHLATHTMSLDQAPRGYDMFKNKKDGCVRAVFRPWA, encoded by the coding sequence GTGAAGGCACTGTGCTGGCAGGGCGTGGACGAGCTGTCGGTGGAACGCGTCCCCGACCCCGAGATCCTCAACGCCCAGGACGCCATCGTCAAGGTCACCATGACCGGGACCTGCGGCTCCGATCTGCACCTGCTCGGCGGCTACATCCCCGCCATGCGCGCCGGGGACGTCATCGGCCACGAGTTCATCGGCGAGGTCGTCGACGTCGGCTCGGAGGTCCGCCGCCACAGGGTGGGCGACCGCGTGGTCGTGTGCTCGATCATCGGCTGCGGCCGGTGCTGGCACTGCGAGCACGACATGTGGTCGCTGTGCGAGAACAGCAACGTCAAACCCGGCGTCACCGACCAGGTCTGGGGCGGCGCCACGGCGGGGATCTTCGGCTTCTCCCACGCCCTCGGCGGCTTCCGGGGCAGCCACGCCGAGTACGTCCGCGTCCCCTTCGCCGACGAGGGCGCCTTCGCCGTGCCGGACGGCGTCGACGACGTCAGCGCCCTGTTCGCCTCCGACGCCGCGCCCACCGGCTGGATGGGCGCCGACCTCGGCGGCGTGCGGCCCGGAGACGTGGTCGCGGTGTGGGGCTGCGGCGGCGTCGGCCAGATGGCGGCCAGCGCCGCGATCCTCCTCGGCGCCGACCGCGTCATCGCCATCGACAAGTACCCCGAGCGTCTCGCCATGACCGAGCGCCACGTCGGCGCCGAGACGCTCGACTACAGCCGCACCGACGTCATCGCCGAGCTCAAGGAGCGCACCGGCGGGCGCGGCCCCGACGTGTGCATCGAGGCCGTCGGGCTGGAGGCCGACAGCACCAGGCCGAGACGGCTGTACGGCAAGGCCAAGCAGCGGCTCGGGCTGGAACTGGACCGTCCCTTCGCCGTCAGAGAGGCCATCTACGCCTGCCGGACCGGCGGGTCGGTGTTCATCCTCGGCGTCTTCGCCGGGCTGTCCGACGGCTTCCCGCTCGGCGCGATGATGAACAAGGGGCTCACCGTCCGGGGCGCCCAGCAGCACGGGCACCGCTATATCCCCCGGCTCCTCGACCTGATCGACAGAGGGGAACTGCGCACCGCCCACCTCGCCACGCACACCATGTCGCTGGACCAGGCGCCCAGGGGCTACGACATGTTCAAGAACAAGAAGGACGGCTGCGTGCGGGCCGTCTTCCGGCCCTGGGCCTAG
- a CDS encoding CBS domain-containing protein, with the protein MIMRVGEVMGRVAIAVQPNTSFADVVETMRRFKVGAVAVIDADRRPVGMVSAHDLLLREIDPSAGHRVFEGRARRAEHAKALGRTAAQVMTTPAITVTEGTTVREAARVMHDHHVRQLPVIDRDSGRIVGTVHQSDLLKVFERPPAEVRAEVEEALARAAVDPASVTVGVEHGLVSLRGAVPLRSQIPRIVQGVRAIDGVIEVDDRLSYESDDLVTVPPLFL; encoded by the coding sequence ATGATCATGCGCGTGGGGGAGGTCATGGGCAGGGTGGCCATCGCCGTGCAGCCGAACACGTCGTTCGCCGACGTCGTCGAGACGATGCGCCGCTTCAAGGTGGGGGCGGTGGCGGTGATCGACGCCGACCGGCGGCCGGTGGGGATGGTGTCGGCCCACGACCTCCTGCTGCGGGAGATCGACCCGTCGGCCGGCCACCGGGTCTTCGAGGGACGCGCGCGCAGGGCCGAGCACGCCAAGGCCCTCGGGCGCACCGCCGCCCAGGTCATGACCACCCCCGCGATCACCGTGACCGAGGGGACGACGGTCAGGGAGGCCGCCCGCGTCATGCACGACCACCACGTCAGGCAGCTCCCGGTCATCGACCGCGACAGCGGCAGGATCGTCGGCACCGTGCACCAGTCCGACCTGCTCAAGGTGTTCGAGCGCCCGCCCGCCGAGGTGCGCGCCGAGGTGGAGGAGGCGCTCGCGCGCGCCGCCGTGGACCCGGCCTCGGTGACGGTCGGCGTCGAGCACGGGCTGGTGTCCCTGCGCGGCGCGGTGCCGCTGCGCTCGCAGATCCCCCGGATCGTGCAGGGCGTGCGCGCGATCGACGGCGTCATCGAGGTGGACGACCGGCTGTCCTACGAGAGCGACGACCTGGTCACGGTGCCGCCGCTGTTCCTGTGA